The stretch of DNA AGCGTCGTGCTCGTCGGCTCCGACGGCAGCTCGACGACACTGACCGACCCGGTGTCGACGACCGTCAGCATCGCTGCCGTCCCGACCCCGACGCCGACCGCGACGCCAGACCCGACCGACGCACCCGACCCGGCACCGAGCACGTCCACCACCCCGACCCCCGGCAGCACCGCGACGGCGGTCCCGGCCGGTGCCGCGGGAGCACCCGGTCGTCCCGCCGGCGGAGCGCTCGCCTGGACCGGTGCGGACGTCGCTCCCTGGGCTGCCGCGTCCCTGGCGCTGCTCGCACTCGGGACCACCCTCGTCACCCTGCGCGCCCGACGTGCGCGCCGCGAGCGCAACGGAGACGCCGCATGACCGCCCGGAACCAGAGTGAAGGCCGCAGCGCTGCCCGGACCGGAGCGCGTCGACGCACCGCTGTCACCGGTGCCTCGTTGGTCGCCCTCGTCGGCGCGGGCATCGTCGCCGTCCCGAGCCTGACCGCTGCCGCCGCCCCGTCCGTGGACGCCCGCCCCGCCGCCATGCTCGCGCCGTACTACACGGAACTCGACCTCAACGGTGACGAGCAGGTGACCGAGGACGACCTCGCCGAGCTCGGTGACCACCTCGGCGTCTCGCGACCGGCCACGGGCACCGACCCGGAGTGGGACGCGGTCGCCGTCGCCGACACGGACGGCGACGGCACCATCACCGTCGCCGACCTCGCGGCGCTGTCCCAGCGGATCATCTACGACGACGGGCCGTTCGAGCTCGTCGAGGCCTCCACGATCGACATGCAGGCGGCGATGAACGCGGGGGTGACGACCTCCGTCGCCATCACGCAGGAGTACCTCGACCGGATCGCCGCCTACGACCGGACGAAGGTCGACGGAGCCACGAACGGCCGACCGCTCAACTCGATCATCACCACGAACGCCGCCGCACTGACCGCAGCGAAGGCCGCCGACACCGAGCGGGCGGAACACGGCATGACGAGCATGCTACTCGGCGTGCCGATCGCGGTGAAGGACAACTACGACACGAAGGACATGCCGACCACGGGCGGCTGCTCGTGCTGGAGCGCGAACCAGACCGACACCGACGCGACGATGGTCGCCGGCCTCCGCGACGCCGGTGCGGTCATCCTCGCCAAGGCGAGCCTCGACGAGTTCGCCTACGGCTTCGTCTCCGAGTTCTCGACCGGACAGCCGGCCGGTTCCTCGCTCCTCGTCGCGAGCCCGTACGTGACGTCGCAGAGCGCCGGTGGCTCCAGCGGCGGCACCGGTGCGGCGATCGCGGCGAACCTGGCCGGGATCGGGTTCGGTACGGACACGGGCGGTTCGATCCGCATCCCGTCGACCTACAACCAGCTCGTCGGCATCCGTCCGACGGTCGGGCTGGCCAGCCGTGACGGCATCATCCCGCTCGCCCTCTCGCAGGACACCGGCGGCCCGATCGCCCGGTCGGTGACCGACGCCGCGGTCGCACTCGACGCCGTCACCGGTGTCGACGCTGCGGACCCCGTCACGAACACCCAGTCCGGCAAGGTCCCGACGTCGTACACCTCGTCGCTCGACGCGACGTCGCTGCAGGGCGCACGGATCGGGTACGTCACGAGCATGGTCGGCACGAACGCCACGACGAAGCGCCTGTTCGACGAGTCCATGGCGAAGCTCACCGCGGCCGGTGCCACGGTCGTCCCGATCGCCCCGACGACGGCGTTCAACCGGGTGCTCTCCGAGGGCAGCGGCAGCACGAACGAGTTCGGGCACGACCTCGACGAGTACGTCGCGGAGCACCTCGACCCGGACGTCACCGCGCGGTCGCTGCAGGGGATCCTCGACTCCGGGCAGTACGTGCCGAGCCGGAAGTCCACCTACGAGTCGCGGAACACGATCACCGACGCGCAGTACCAGGCGTGGGCCGGCCCGACCGGATCGCACACGACGCAGCTCGCGGCCGGCAAGGCGCTCGTGACGCAGATGCTCGACGACCAGGACCTCGATGCCCTGGTCTACCCGTCGGGCACGCCGTACGGCACCCAGTCGACGAACATGCGGCTCAGCCCGAACACGGGCATGCCGGCGCTGACGGTCCCGATGGGCCAGGCGACCGCTGCCGACGGCACGGTCACCGGCGGTGGCGTCAACCTCGAGTTCCTCGGCCGGTCCTTCGACGAGGGCACGCTGATCGGGCTCGGGTACTCGTTCGAGCAGGCCACGAAGGCGCGCACCGCGCCGGCGCTGTACGGCCCGCTCGGCTGAGCCGGACGGTCCTGACGGACCACGAGACGGACGGGAGGCCCGTGGCGACACCGCCACGGGCCTCCCGTCTCCACGCGGTTCAGTTGAGGGCGGGGGTGTCCTCCGGCACGACGCCGTCGCCGTACAGGTCGGTCGCCAGGTCGCGCAGCGCCCGCAGCGCCACGCGCTGCGTCAGCGGGCCGTAGGAGATGCGCGCGACGCCGAGCTCCTGGTACTCGGCGGCGGTCAGTGCGCCGGGCAGGCCGATCACCGAGAGCCTGCCGCGGCCGAGCCCGTCGACGAGTCGCTCGACCACGTCGCGCTGGATCGCGCCCGGCACGAAGACGAGCGGCGCTCCGACGTCGAGGAACGCCTTCCCGCGGGCGATGGCGTCCTCGATGCTCTCGTCGATCGGGCGGTCCCCGCCACGGGCGATCGCGTCCGTGCGGGCGTTGAGCTGGAAGTCGACGCCCTCGGCCTCGACGGCGGCGGTGATCGCGGCGACGCGGGCCACGGCCTCGTCGAACGGCCGGAGCCGGTCCTCGACGTTGGCGCCGACGATCCCGGCGGCGATCGCGCGGCGGATCGTCTCAGCCGGGTCCTCGTACCCGTCGTCCAGGTCTGCCGTGACGGGCAGGTCCGTGGCGGCGGCGACGGTCGCGGCGCCCGCGAGGGCGACGTCGAGCGGCATCCCGCCGTCGTCGTAGCCGTGGCTCGCGGCGATGGAGTGCCCGGCCGTCGCGATGGCCTTCGTCTCCGGCAGGTCGCTGACGACCTTCGCGCTGATCGCGTCCCAGACGTTCACGACGCGCAGGATCTCGGGGGCTTCGTGCAGCTGCTTGAGGGTGGTCGCCTTGTCGGCGGTGCTCGTGCTCATGGTGCCGAACCTATGCGGCGGACGTGTGGCGCGACCGGGACCGGACCGGCAGACGACGTGGGATGACGTCTGGACTCGCCCCGCGCCTCCCGGTCGATGCATGCTGGGACGCATGGCTGACGACGAACAGGACCCGGTCGGCACGCTCCGCGGGGTCCGCACGAGCATCAAGTGGACGCGCTACGCGCCCGACGTGCTGCCCCTGTTCGTCGCCGAGATGGACCACGACGTCGCTCCGGCGATCCGGCAGGCGCTGGTCGAGCGGGTGCAGCAGTCCGACCTCGGGTACCTCGACGGCCCCGGGCCGCTCGCACCGGCGTTCGCGCAGTTCGCGCGCGACCGGTGGGGCTGGGCCGTCGACCCGGCGCGGGTGCACCTCGCGACCGACGTCAGCGTGGGGATCGTCGAGTCGCTGCGGCTCGCGCTGCCGGACGGCGGACGCGTCGCGATCACCCCGCCGGTGTACCCGCCGTTCTTCGAGCTCGTGGAGGAGGCGCGATGTCAGGTAGAGGAGGTCCCGCTCGCCGAGCAGTGGGGCGTCTACCGGCTCGACCTCGACGGGCTCGAGCGCGCCTTCGCCGGCGGCGTGCGCGTCTTCCTGCTCTGCAACCCGCACAACCCGATGGGGCTCGTGCACGACCGGGCCGACCTGCTCGCGCTCGCCGGACTCGCCGCCCGGTACGACGTGCTCGTCATCAGCGACGAGATCCACGCGCCGCTCACGCACCCCGGCGTCCGCTTCACCCCGTTCGCGATGGTCGCCGAGGCCGCCGGTGCCCGCAGCGTCTGCGTGACGAGTGCGAGCAAGGGGTGGAACCTCGCGGGGGTGAAGTGCTCGGTGATCGTGGCGGGGGACGACCGGACCGAGGCGCTCCTCGACACCCTGTGGGAGGAAGTGGCCTGCCGGACGAGCATCCTCGGGCTGCACGCGAACCTCGCGGCGTTCACGCTCGCCACGGACTGGCTCGACGACGTCGTCGCCCGGATCGTCGCGAACGAGCGGTTGCTCGGCTCGTTGCTCGCCGAGCACCTGCCGGGTGTCGTCTACACGCGGCCGCGAGCCGGCTACCTGGCGTGGCTCGACTTCCGGGGGATCGGCCTGGGGGACGACCCGGCGGTGCCGCTGCGCGAGCACGCCTACGTCGCGCTCAACTCCGGGCTGGGGTTCGGCGCGCAGGGCCGTGGCTTCGCGCGGCTCAACCTGGCGTGCTCGCCGGAGACCCTGCGCGAGGCGGTGCACCGCATCGCGGCGGCCTACCCGTCGAGTGCGCAGGAGGGGTTGGTCTGGCACGTCGCGTGAGCGGCGGGTGACGGGCTGTCGGCCTGGAGACGCGCGGCCGGCCGCGTGCTGCGAAGCTCGCGCTCAGCGACCCGTCTCGGCCCCGCGGACACGAGGAGCGTCGGTCAGCCCGAGTCTCGCACCAGCGAGCGCACGAGCTGGTCGCGGCGCCGGCGTCAGTCGGACGGGACGTCGACGTACTGGTTGCGGCCGACGACGCGGATGCGCAGGTCGTCGTCCCGGTCCATCGCGAGGAACTCCCGTGCGACCGGGCCGACCGACGACCACCGCAGCACCTCGGTGATGGGGGTCCCCTCGATGAACACCTGCCAGACGCCGCGCTCACGGACGGCCTGCACCTCGTACCTCGCCATGCCGCGAGCGTACCGGGCTGCGGTCACACCAGGTGCTTCTCGTACCACCGCATCGTCGGCACCGTTCCGTCCGGCTTCGCCCAGTCCGCGGGGGAGCGGTGGGTCAGCCGCCACCCACGCCGCTCGTAGAGCCGCCACGCGCCGGGGGTCTCCTCGGTCACGTCGAGCCGGAGGGAGGGCGCACCTCCGACGGCGTCAGCGCTCGCTCCGGCAGCGGCTGCAGCGGCTGCGGCGGCCGATTCAGCGGTCGCGAGCAGCGCGTCGGCGATCCCGCGCCCGCGGTGGTCCGGGTGGACGACGAGCCGGGTGACGAGCGGTGGCGCGACGGCGTCGGGGGCGGCGAGCCCGACGTGCCCGACGACGCCGGCATCGGACGACCACGCCGTCCAGGCGCCCAGGTGTCCGGGCGGTGTGAGCCACGATGCGGGATCGCCCGGCCAGTGTGCCGGGTAGCCGTCCTGGTCGTGCGTGCGCCGCAGCACCTCGGCCAGCTGCTGCAGATCGTCGTCGCTGCGCGGGCGGATGTGCACGAGCGCGACGCTACCGCCTCGTGGTCACACCAGGTCGAGCACCATGTGGACGTCGGCGCGGACGTACGGGCTCGGCGCGACCTCGTCGTGCTCCAGGTGGCGGAAGCCGAACGCCTCGTACAGGTGCACCGCGCTCGCCAGGGCGCTGTTGCTCTCGAGTGCGACCCGCTGCGCGCCGAGGGCCCGGGCGCGGTCGAGTGCGGCGGCGATGAGCTTCCGGCCGGTGCCG from Curtobacterium sp. SGAir0471 encodes:
- a CDS encoding amidase family protein codes for the protein MTARNQSEGRSAARTGARRRTAVTGASLVALVGAGIVAVPSLTAAAAPSVDARPAAMLAPYYTELDLNGDEQVTEDDLAELGDHLGVSRPATGTDPEWDAVAVADTDGDGTITVADLAALSQRIIYDDGPFELVEASTIDMQAAMNAGVTTSVAITQEYLDRIAAYDRTKVDGATNGRPLNSIITTNAAALTAAKAADTERAEHGMTSMLLGVPIAVKDNYDTKDMPTTGGCSCWSANQTDTDATMVAGLRDAGAVILAKASLDEFAYGFVSEFSTGQPAGSSLLVASPYVTSQSAGGSSGGTGAAIAANLAGIGFGTDTGGSIRIPSTYNQLVGIRPTVGLASRDGIIPLALSQDTGGPIARSVTDAAVALDAVTGVDAADPVTNTQSGKVPTSYTSSLDATSLQGARIGYVTSMVGTNATTKRLFDESMAKLTAAGATVVPIAPTTAFNRVLSEGSGSTNEFGHDLDEYVAEHLDPDVTARSLQGILDSGQYVPSRKSTYESRNTITDAQYQAWAGPTGSHTTQLAAGKALVTQMLDDQDLDALVYPSGTPYGTQSTNMRLSPNTGMPALTVPMGQATAADGTVTGGGVNLEFLGRSFDEGTLIGLGYSFEQATKARTAPALYGPLG
- a CDS encoding isocitrate lyase/PEP mutase family protein; amino-acid sequence: MSTSTADKATTLKQLHEAPEILRVVNVWDAISAKVVSDLPETKAIATAGHSIAASHGYDDGGMPLDVALAGAATVAAATDLPVTADLDDGYEDPAETIRRAIAAGIVGANVEDRLRPFDEAVARVAAITAAVEAEGVDFQLNARTDAIARGGDRPIDESIEDAIARGKAFLDVGAPLVFVPGAIQRDVVERLVDGLGRGRLSVIGLPGALTAAEYQELGVARISYGPLTQRVALRALRDLATDLYGDGVVPEDTPALN
- a CDS encoding MalY/PatB family protein — encoded protein: MADDEQDPVGTLRGVRTSIKWTRYAPDVLPLFVAEMDHDVAPAIRQALVERVQQSDLGYLDGPGPLAPAFAQFARDRWGWAVDPARVHLATDVSVGIVESLRLALPDGGRVAITPPVYPPFFELVEEARCQVEEVPLAEQWGVYRLDLDGLERAFAGGVRVFLLCNPHNPMGLVHDRADLLALAGLAARYDVLVISDEIHAPLTHPGVRFTPFAMVAEAAGARSVCVTSASKGWNLAGVKCSVIVAGDDRTEALLDTLWEEVACRTSILGLHANLAAFTLATDWLDDVVARIVANERLLGSLLAEHLPGVVYTRPRAGYLAWLDFRGIGLGDDPAVPLREHAYVALNSGLGFGAQGRGFARLNLACSPETLREAVHRIAAAYPSSAQEGLVWHVA
- a CDS encoding GNAT family N-acetyltransferase; translation: MHIRPRSDDDLQQLAEVLRRTHDQDGYPAHWPGDPASWLTPPGHLGAWTAWSSDAGVVGHVGLAAPDAVAPPLVTRLVVHPDHRGRGIADALLATAESAAAAAAAAAGASADAVGGAPSLRLDVTEETPGAWRLYERRGWRLTHRSPADWAKPDGTVPTMRWYEKHLV